In Actinomycetota bacterium, a genomic segment contains:
- a CDS encoding AAA family ATPase: protein MSDAKRTFDGSGILIVDGDEGFLSDANRMFESGVGTSSSIAAAQRAVTDGNIDLIVLGPSFATETGIRDASFLVEDDPGLAVVVVAGTVTATLLRAAMRAGFVDVIEAPLDTGKMAEAMGQAERLGRRRQSGMLPAEPFSGPYREARVITVMSAKGGSGKTVTATNLTMLLAKAYDPSRVCIVDADLQFGDVCLVLQLEPKLTIVDASHELEHLDESLLDSILTVHPSGLRVLAAPLEPVFADQVSTAAMTEIINRLRPMFDYIVVDTASLLDELLLSLLERSDQVLFVVDMDLPSVKNAKLALETLRLLKFPSAKIQLVLNRSNARARLDEKEIEKSLKLKISAAIPSDGMVPASVNEGRPVVESAPRSKVAKGFESVFRLVSGPEKTGSGRSGKRRWLS from the coding sequence GTGTCGGACGCTAAGCGGACGTTTGACGGTAGTGGGATTCTCATCGTCGACGGCGATGAAGGTTTCCTCAGTGATGCCAACCGCATGTTCGAGAGCGGTGTGGGGACCTCCAGCTCGATAGCGGCTGCTCAGAGGGCCGTCACAGACGGCAATATCGATCTCATCGTCCTCGGACCGAGCTTCGCAACCGAGACCGGCATTCGGGATGCGAGTTTCCTCGTCGAGGATGACCCGGGGCTGGCTGTCGTTGTGGTAGCCGGTACGGTGACCGCGACCTTGTTGAGGGCCGCGATGCGCGCCGGGTTTGTCGACGTGATCGAAGCTCCTCTCGACACGGGCAAGATGGCCGAGGCGATGGGACAGGCCGAGCGCCTCGGGCGACGTCGACAATCCGGGATGCTCCCGGCCGAGCCGTTCAGCGGTCCGTACAGAGAAGCACGGGTCATTACGGTGATGTCGGCGAAAGGTGGGAGCGGGAAGACCGTGACCGCGACCAACCTCACAATGCTGCTCGCGAAGGCCTACGACCCTTCACGAGTCTGTATTGTCGACGCAGACCTTCAGTTCGGTGATGTCTGCCTTGTGCTGCAGCTCGAACCGAAACTGACCATCGTGGATGCGTCGCACGAATTGGAGCATTTGGACGAGTCGCTCCTCGATTCGATCCTCACCGTACATCCATCCGGCCTGAGGGTGTTGGCTGCCCCGCTCGAACCGGTGTTCGCGGACCAGGTGTCAACTGCAGCGATGACCGAAATCATCAACCGTCTCCGTCCGATGTTCGACTACATCGTCGTCGATACGGCATCGTTGCTCGACGAGTTGCTCCTCTCGCTGCTCGAGCGTTCCGACCAGGTACTGTTCGTCGTTGACATGGACCTGCCGAGTGTCAAGAACGCCAAACTCGCTCTTGAGACGCTGCGTCTCCTCAAATTCCCGTCCGCGAAGATTCAACTCGTGCTCAACAGAAGCAACGCGCGTGCCCGACTCGACGAGAAAGAGATCGAGAAATCACTGAAGCTGAAGATATCTGCGGCGATCCCATCGGATGGGATGGTTCCTGCCTCGGTCAATGAGGGCAGGCCGGTGGTGGAGTCCGCTCCCCGCTCGAAGGTGGCCAAGGGTTTCGAATCGGTATTCAGGCTGGTTTCCGGACCCGAAAAGACTGGTTCAGGTCGCTCGGGAAAGCGCCGATGGTTGTCGTAG
- a CDS encoding CpaF family protein, whose protein sequence is MASLSERVAAAKTSEVGYDAKRESMFRELRGRLHFKVVEELGPTLYDRQMSDAELRLRVTEMLEWAFSQEDSVGLSRAEKTQLLNEITNDVLGYGPIDPLLNDPEVTEIMVNGPFQVFTERHGKLEKTDVRFVDEVHLRRIIDKIVGDVGRRIDEATPLVDARLPDGSRVNAVIHPLAIGGPFLTIRKFAVDPYTEADLISFGTLTERVARFVEACVKGRLNIIISGGTGSGKTTTLNVLSGYLPMDERIVTIEDAAELQLRQEHVLSLESRPANLEGKGQIVIRDLVRNSLRMRPDRIVVGEARGGEALDMLQAMNTGHDGSLTTIHSNSPRDTLARIETMVLMAGFDLPVRAIREQVASAVNLIVHQARLRDGTRRITHITEVEGMEGDIITLQDLFLFDFGMGVDENGRYLGRLKATGIRPTFSGHLQDMGISLPSDLFDPEPFSRREGQYGR, encoded by the coding sequence ATGGCATCACTGTCCGAACGAGTCGCAGCGGCGAAGACCTCAGAGGTGGGTTACGACGCCAAGCGCGAGTCGATGTTCCGCGAGCTGCGGGGCCGGCTGCATTTCAAGGTCGTCGAAGAACTCGGACCGACTCTTTACGACCGGCAGATGAGCGATGCCGAACTGCGGCTACGTGTCACCGAAATGCTCGAGTGGGCATTCAGCCAGGAAGACAGCGTCGGACTCTCGCGTGCCGAGAAAACGCAGCTGCTCAACGAGATCACCAACGATGTCCTCGGCTACGGTCCGATCGATCCGTTGTTGAACGACCCGGAAGTCACCGAAATCATGGTGAACGGGCCGTTCCAGGTGTTCACCGAACGTCACGGCAAGCTCGAGAAGACCGACGTTCGCTTTGTCGACGAGGTACATCTGCGTCGCATCATCGACAAGATCGTCGGTGATGTCGGGCGCCGGATCGACGAGGCAACCCCGCTGGTCGACGCAAGGCTGCCCGACGGTTCCCGAGTCAACGCGGTCATTCATCCACTGGCGATCGGTGGGCCGTTTCTGACGATCCGAAAGTTTGCCGTCGACCCGTACACGGAAGCGGACCTGATCAGCTTCGGAACGCTGACCGAGAGGGTTGCACGTTTTGTCGAAGCGTGTGTGAAAGGGCGTCTGAACATCATCATCAGCGGTGGCACCGGTTCGGGAAAGACGACCACGCTCAACGTGTTGTCCGGGTACCTGCCGATGGACGAACGCATCGTCACGATCGAAGATGCGGCAGAGCTTCAGCTCCGTCAGGAGCATGTACTCAGCCTGGAATCCCGTCCGGCGAATCTCGAGGGCAAAGGCCAGATCGTGATTCGGGACCTGGTGCGGAACTCCTTGCGTATGCGCCCGGACCGTATCGTCGTCGGTGAGGCCCGTGGGGGAGAGGCTCTCGACATGCTCCAGGCCATGAACACGGGCCATGATGGATCGCTGACGACCATCCACTCCAACTCTCCGAGAGACACTCTGGCTCGTATCGAAACCATGGTGCTGATGGCCGGGTTCGACCTTCCTGTGAGAGCCATTCGGGAGCAAGTTGCTTCGGCAGTCAACCTGATCGTGCACCAGGCACGTCTGAGAGACGGGACCCGCCGCATCACCCACATCACCGAAGTGGAAGGCATGGAAGGCGACATCATCACCCTCCAGGATCTGTTCCTGTTCGACTTCGGGATGGGCGTCGATGAGAACGGTCGTTATCTGGGTCGTCTCAAAGCGACGGGCATCCGTCCGACCTTCTCCGGGCACCTGCAGGACATGGGTATCAGTTTGCCGAGCGACTTGTTCGACCCCGAACCGTTCTCGCGG